In one window of Pelosinus sp. IPA-1 DNA:
- a CDS encoding VOC family protein: MFKRIDHIAFIVKDLAKSIYFYEEHFGFKKYYEHNVPVPEIEKIAYLKLGDTVLELIHMPNGVTNRGFHFCLESDNFDADYSRLKNAGIPVATEPHPTGAREPREKGWRRVVFEGLDGESIEFRG, from the coding sequence ATGTTTAAACGTATTGACCATATAGCTTTTATTGTTAAGGATCTTGCTAAATCAATCTATTTTTACGAAGAACACTTTGGTTTTAAGAAGTATTATGAACACAATGTACCAGTACCAGAAATCGAAAAAATAGCCTACCTAAAACTGGGTGATACCGTTTTAGAATTGATACATATGCCAAATGGCGTAACAAATCGAGGTTTTCACTTTTGTCTTGAGAGTGATAATTTTGATGCAGACTACAGCCGCCTAAAAAATGCAGGTATTCCAGTTGCTACCGAACCCCATCCTACGGGAGCAAGAGAACCAAGAGAAAAAGGCTGGCGCAGAGTGGTATTTGAAGGCTTAGATGGAGAGTCAATAGAATTCAGAGGTTAA
- a CDS encoding transposase, giving the protein MSRQARQKSQSGIYHIILRGINKQILFEEEEDREKFLECLRFYKESSNYIIYGYCLMDNHIHLLIKEGKESIGNTMKRIGVSYVSWYNRKYGRSGHLFQDRFKSEVVEDNEYLLTVLRYIHQNPLKSGNIKQLEKYKWSSYEEYLGQPKTVDTDLILKIFASKKEQAMIYFKNFMNEQNDDTCIDSIETKRMTDQEIKELIKKYASVNSPSELRNMDIMARNQVIRKIKEVEGVSTRQIARLIGISQSIVSKA; this is encoded by the coding sequence ATGTCCAGGCAAGCGCGTCAAAAGAGTCAAAGCGGTATATATCACATTATTTTACGCGGCATTAACAAGCAAATACTATTTGAAGAAGAGGAAGACAGAGAAAAGTTCCTTGAGTGTTTGCGATTTTATAAAGAGAGCAGCAACTACATAATATATGGGTATTGCCTAATGGACAATCATATCCACTTACTTATTAAGGAAGGCAAAGAATCCATTGGTAACACCATGAAGAGAATTGGTGTTAGCTATGTATCTTGGTATAATCGCAAATATGGCCGAAGTGGTCATTTGTTCCAAGATCGTTTTAAAAGTGAAGTAGTGGAAGATAATGAATATTTACTGACAGTTTTACGCTATATTCATCAGAATCCATTAAAGTCGGGTAATATAAAACAGTTAGAAAAATATAAATGGAGCAGCTACGAGGAATATTTAGGTCAACCGAAGACCGTTGATACAGATCTTATATTAAAGATTTTTGCCTCGAAAAAAGAACAGGCAATGATCTATTTTAAAAACTTTATGAATGAGCAAAATGATGATACGTGCATTGATAGCATTGAGACGAAAAGAATGACGGATCAAGAGATAAAAGAATTAATAAAAAAATATGCAAGTGTTAATTCACCGAGTGAGTTAAGAAATATGGATATAATGGCAAGAAATCAAGTAATAAGAAAAATAAAGGAAGTCGAAGGGGTATCCACCCGCCAAATAGCAAGGCTTATAGGAATTAGTCAAAGTATAGTCTCAAAAGCCTAA
- a CDS encoding sulfite exporter TauE/SafE family protein: MDLISSNIFLIVLFSSFIQSITGFGFAVVGTPLLLFFMEPKQVVSLMVFGALILNLMVIYKTRGKSDPKVIWPMFIASLIGIVPGVYILKVVDASNLKLCIGILILLVSLFMASNYVMTIKREKLATVLVGIVSGFMGGATSLSGPPVALFLMNQQQDKEAFRANLVRYFCLGNIATLLVMYFMETMELGVLRQGLYAIPGVLLGVWVGEKAFAKVSPKLFKWITLGVIFFCGTISVTSELIKR; the protein is encoded by the coding sequence ATGGATTTGATATCAAGTAATATATTTCTTATTGTCTTATTCTCATCCTTTATTCAATCAATTACCGGATTCGGTTTTGCGGTTGTAGGTACGCCACTGCTTTTATTTTTTATGGAACCAAAGCAGGTTGTTAGTTTGATGGTTTTTGGAGCTTTAATATTGAATCTTATGGTTATCTATAAAACGAGGGGAAAATCGGACCCCAAAGTCATATGGCCCATGTTCATAGCCAGCTTAATTGGTATTGTACCTGGAGTATATATATTGAAAGTAGTAGATGCTTCGAATCTAAAACTCTGCATTGGAATTCTGATTTTATTGGTATCATTATTTATGGCCTCGAATTATGTAATGACAATTAAGCGAGAGAAGCTGGCGACAGTTTTAGTTGGTATAGTAAGTGGTTTTATGGGGGGCGCAACCAGCTTAAGCGGACCACCCGTTGCCTTGTTTTTGATGAATCAACAACAAGACAAAGAAGCTTTTCGTGCCAATCTAGTTCGCTACTTTTGCCTTGGTAATATTGCTACTTTGCTTGTAATGTATTTTATGGAGACAATGGAGTTAGGGGTGCTAAGGCAAGGCTTGTACGCAATCCCGGGAGTCTTATTAGGTGTATGGGTAGGGGAAAAGGCTTTTGCAAAGGTAAGTCCAAAACTTTTCAAATGGATTACATTAGGAGTTATATTTTTTTGCGGTACGATTAGTGTTACTAGTGAATTGATAAAAAGATAG
- the nspC gene encoding carboxynorspermidine decarboxylase has protein sequence MKIATPYYLIDEKKMLRNLEIIQKVRQLSGAKSVLALKCFSTWSVFDLMKEYMDGTTSSSLFEARLGFEKFGKETHAYCVGYSEEDILAVTQFADKIIFNSVSQLETYYDAAKKVKLGIRVNPGISHSHFDLADPARKHSRLGVVDKDELKKQISRLSGLMFHYNCENDDFDAFAQQLDAIGDNYGDMLNQLEWVSLGGGLYFTKEGYPVEKFSQKLADFAAKFNVQVYLEPGESAITGCAELVTSVVDVVHNEMDIAIVDASVEGHMLDLLIYRLSAKIEESDMGNHKYMIAGRSCLAGDVFGTYHFKEKLEVGSEIRFADTAGYTMVKKNWFNGLQMPSIAVRRLDGKVEVIRKFTYTDFINSLS, from the coding sequence ATGAAAATAGCCACTCCCTATTATCTTATTGATGAGAAAAAAATGTTGCGCAACTTAGAGATCATTCAGAAGGTGCGCCAGCTTTCCGGAGCTAAGTCAGTATTGGCACTAAAGTGTTTTTCAACTTGGTCTGTATTCGACCTAATGAAAGAGTATATGGATGGCACCACCTCTAGCTCTCTTTTTGAAGCACGCCTTGGATTTGAAAAGTTTGGCAAAGAAACCCATGCTTATTGTGTAGGGTATTCAGAAGAGGATATCTTGGCCGTAACCCAATTTGCTGATAAAATCATTTTTAATTCAGTTTCACAATTAGAGACATATTATGATGCTGCCAAAAAAGTAAAGCTTGGTATACGTGTCAATCCAGGCATTAGTCACTCACATTTTGATCTAGCTGACCCAGCACGTAAACATTCGCGTCTAGGAGTAGTAGACAAGGATGAACTCAAAAAACAAATATCACGTCTTAGTGGTTTGATGTTTCATTATAATTGCGAAAATGATGATTTTGATGCCTTTGCTCAGCAACTTGATGCCATTGGTGATAATTATGGTGATATGCTCAATCAACTAGAATGGGTTAGCCTTGGAGGTGGATTATATTTCACCAAAGAAGGTTATCCAGTAGAAAAGTTTAGCCAAAAGTTGGCGGACTTTGCTGCTAAGTTTAATGTTCAAGTATACTTAGAACCAGGAGAAAGCGCCATTACTGGTTGCGCAGAACTGGTTACTAGTGTGGTCGATGTGGTGCATAATGAAATGGATATTGCCATTGTTGATGCTTCAGTCGAAGGTCATATGTTAGATTTATTGATATATCGATTATCAGCCAAAATAGAAGAGAGTGATATGGGAAATCATAAATATATGATAGCTGGACGATCTTGTTTAGCAGGAGACGTTTTTGGCACCTATCACTTTAAGGAAAAATTAGAAGTTGGTAGTGAAATTCGGTTTGCTGACACGGCAGGATATACGATGGTCAAGAAGAATTGGTTTAATGGTCTTCAGATGCCATCCATTGCTGTACGTAGATTAGATGGAAAAGTAGAGGTTATCCGTAAATTTACTTATACAGATTTCATTAATAGTTTATCATAA
- a CDS encoding saccharopine dehydrogenase family protein → MKKNVLIVGAGGVAHVVAHKCAMNNDVLGDICIASRTQQKCEAIIESILRKNSLKDVTKKLYSREVDAMDIPSLVTLIKETKSEIVINVGQSYINMSVLEACIEAGVVYMDTAIHEDPDKVCENPPWYANHEWKRKERCAEKGITAILGIGFDPGVVNAWCALAQKEYFDTIDTIDILDVNAGSHGKYFATNFDPEINFREFKKVWTWIDRKWVLQDVHSIKVDYDFPVVGECPVYLTGHDELHSLSKNIDANSIRFWMGFGEHYLNVFSVLTNIGLTSEKPVEIAEGVEIAPLKVLKALLPDPSSLAPGYTGKTCIGNFIKGTKDSQKREIFIYNTCDHAECYEEVESQAISYTAGVPPVAAAILVARGEWDVNHMVNVEELDPTPFIDLLNKMGLPTEVIESPVAFIAPVIESLE, encoded by the coding sequence ATGAAAAAAAATGTTTTAATTGTAGGTGCTGGGGGAGTGGCTCATGTAGTTGCTCATAAATGCGCGATGAACAACGATGTCTTGGGAGATATATGCATAGCTTCTCGGACCCAGCAAAAATGTGAGGCAATAATTGAAAGCATATTGCGCAAAAATAGCTTAAAAGATGTGACAAAAAAACTATATTCACGAGAAGTGGATGCAATGGATATTCCATCTTTAGTAACTTTGATCAAAGAAACTAAGTCTGAGATTGTCATCAATGTAGGGCAATCCTATATCAACATGTCCGTTTTGGAAGCTTGCATAGAAGCTGGCGTAGTGTATATGGATACAGCAATCCATGAAGATCCAGATAAAGTTTGCGAAAATCCACCTTGGTATGCCAACCATGAATGGAAACGAAAAGAACGTTGTGCTGAAAAAGGAATTACTGCAATTTTAGGTATTGGTTTTGACCCTGGCGTAGTAAATGCATGGTGTGCTTTGGCGCAAAAAGAGTATTTTGACACCATCGACACCATTGATATATTAGATGTAAATGCCGGCAGTCATGGTAAGTATTTTGCTACTAATTTTGATCCTGAGATTAACTTTCGGGAGTTTAAGAAAGTATGGACATGGATTGACCGGAAATGGGTGTTGCAAGATGTTCACTCTATAAAAGTAGACTATGATTTCCCCGTAGTAGGAGAATGTCCGGTGTACCTGACTGGACATGATGAATTACATTCTTTGTCTAAAAATATCGATGCTAATTCGATTCGCTTTTGGATGGGATTTGGCGAACATTATTTGAATGTATTTTCTGTTTTGACTAATATTGGACTTACCTCTGAAAAACCAGTAGAAATAGCAGAAGGTGTAGAGATTGCACCTCTTAAGGTATTAAAGGCCTTGTTACCAGATCCATCCTCCCTAGCACCTGGCTATACTGGTAAAACTTGTATCGGTAATTTTATCAAAGGTACAAAGGATAGTCAAAAAAGAGAAATCTTCATCTATAATACTTGCGATCATGCTGAATGCTACGAGGAAGTCGAGTCTCAAGCAATCAGTTATACCGCAGGTGTACCACCAGTAGCAGCCGCAATTCTGGTTGCACGTGGTGAATGGGATGTAAACCATATGGTGAATGTTGAAGAATTGGATCCAACACCTTTTATTGACCTGTTAAATAAAATGGGTTTACCTACAGAAGTTATTGAAAGTCCGGTTGCCTTCATAGCACCAGTCATTGAATCCTTAGAGTAG
- a CDS encoding YIEGIA domain-containing protein, with amino-acid sequence MDGRGPAIISTEDLWLIIIAAAMGTMARVLALKVDYKQYPSYPNGYLIHIVLAFIAAAIGAVAIPAIKSNNYTAVTFLALAVQHFRDVRKTERESLKSLEQTEYTPRGDAYIDGISKTFEARNYFALVVSLVSAASMEIIATYHVPIIWQVVVGIVVGSIVYQLISRFSKGNSVGDVASVRFAEIKIEGSVISVEGIFVTNLAGTEIAQKMISEEGVAVVIEAKEKLATIALHNFGQRQAILFEATRTLGAKRYNFTRKDYDTGKVILLFVPIVKDNDKLLKVIKNTPLLESVKKSHAVLRSKVTED; translated from the coding sequence ATGGATGGACGCGGGCCAGCGATTATATCTACAGAAGATTTATGGCTAATCATTATAGCGGCAGCTATGGGAACAATGGCAAGAGTACTGGCACTAAAGGTTGATTATAAGCAATATCCTTCCTACCCAAATGGATATCTCATTCACATAGTTTTGGCATTTATCGCGGCAGCAATTGGAGCAGTTGCTATTCCTGCAATCAAATCGAATAACTATACTGCTGTTACCTTCCTCGCGTTGGCAGTTCAACATTTTCGTGATGTGAGAAAGACAGAAAGAGAAAGCTTGAAAAGCCTAGAGCAAACAGAATATACGCCTAGAGGGGATGCCTATATTGATGGAATCTCCAAGACTTTTGAGGCAAGAAATTACTTTGCGTTAGTTGTTTCATTAGTCTCAGCTGCTTCCATGGAAATCATTGCAACTTATCACGTACCTATCATATGGCAGGTAGTTGTCGGTATTGTTGTCGGGAGCATTGTATATCAGTTGATCAGTAGGTTTTCCAAAGGGAACAGTGTAGGAGATGTAGCTTCGGTTCGTTTCGCCGAAATAAAGATAGAAGGGTCTGTGATTTCAGTAGAAGGTATTTTTGTCACAAATCTTGCAGGTACAGAAATTGCTCAGAAGATGATATCTGAGGAAGGTGTGGCCGTTGTCATTGAAGCAAAGGAAAAACTTGCAACTATCGCACTGCACAATTTTGGGCAAAGGCAGGCAATTCTGTTTGAGGCTACGCGAACATTGGGGGCTAAAAGATATAATTTCACGAGAAAAGATTATGACACAGGAAAAGTGATTCTTTTATTTGTACCAATCGTCAAAGATAATGATAAATTACTTAAAGTGATTAAGAACACTCCATTATTGGAATCCGTAAAAAAGAGTCATGCTGTATTACGATCAAAGGTAACGGAGGATTGA
- a CDS encoding YetF domain-containing protein — MIELDFSLGWKTIVTIIYGTLILRVAGRKSLSQMTVAQTVVMLAVGTVLIEPLVGGVELIDTFTLVAISVATLIAIESSEIKFPIVRKLFTGEPVVLIENGEVKRENLKRVRMTIQQLEMELRQASIAKIADIKWATIEPNGRFGFLLRDELQAIGGCEYQELLHRLEVIEKHFTDTKGKESDIHCQTSFAKEIKDPLSYEDVFKKVALTNKK; from the coding sequence GTGATTGAATTGGATTTTTCCCTTGGTTGGAAAACCATAGTTACTATAATTTATGGAACGCTAATTTTGCGTGTTGCTGGTCGTAAATCATTATCTCAAATGACAGTGGCCCAAACTGTTGTTATGTTGGCGGTTGGTACGGTTTTGATTGAGCCCCTTGTCGGAGGAGTTGAGCTCATTGACACTTTTACATTAGTTGCAATTTCCGTGGCAACCCTTATAGCGATTGAGTCTTCTGAGATTAAGTTTCCTATTGTAAGAAAACTTTTTACCGGAGAACCTGTGGTACTTATTGAAAATGGTGAAGTGAAAAGAGAAAACTTAAAACGAGTTCGCATGACAATTCAACAATTAGAGATGGAGCTTCGCCAAGCAAGTATTGCTAAAATTGCTGATATAAAGTGGGCGACAATTGAGCCGAATGGACGGTTTGGTTTTTTATTAAGAGATGAATTGCAAGCCATCGGAGGATGTGAGTATCAAGAATTACTCCATCGCCTCGAAGTGATAGAAAAACATTTCACAGATACTAAGGGAAAAGAATCAGACATTCATTGTCAGACATCTTTTGCAAAAGAAATTAAAGACCCACTTTCCTATGAGGATGTTTTTAAAAAGGTAGCACTTACAAATAAGAAATAG
- a CDS encoding phosphotriesterase has product MLPKIMTVCGPITPEELGLTSMHEHVLSDCSMFRHRTRKSCFVPSRHSIRAEDKLTLENRSALRHDIVLSLDNMLLDDEMIMAAEVADFKESGGDSILEVSAPGIRSSPDDLIAIRRIAERTGVHIVASTGLYAEDTWPFIYRDMTFEQYVGFLRQEITQGIGDTGILPGHIKAAYEKPTKQLDIYLSAAAFVSKETGLSLQVHLGADVMPDEVREHVLPPLYRGGCIPERTILCHVQFLMGALSIKELVTNPGHVPFDISLLRELLASGFVLSFTPLGFEADNEPLGFAHYPDWYTLAGMVALIQDGYAGQLVIGNDVFTKLATRRGGGEGYRRLTDFVIPALEKCGVSDNDIYKITIENPARILAF; this is encoded by the coding sequence ATGCTGCCTAAGATTATGACGGTTTGCGGACCCATTACACCCGAGGAGCTTGGACTCACTTCTATGCATGAGCATGTTCTTTCAGACTGTTCCATGTTTCGTCATCGGACTAGGAAGAGTTGTTTTGTTCCAAGTCGTCACAGCATAAGAGCAGAAGATAAGTTGACATTAGAGAATCGTTCGGCTCTAAGGCATGATATCGTACTATCCTTAGATAATATGTTACTAGACGATGAGATGATAATGGCAGCGGAAGTGGCCGATTTTAAAGAGAGTGGTGGTGACTCGATTCTTGAGGTAAGTGCCCCTGGCATACGAAGTTCACCGGATGATCTGATTGCTATTAGGCGCATAGCAGAGCGTACCGGAGTTCACATTGTGGCTTCTACAGGTTTATATGCAGAAGATACTTGGCCATTCATTTACCGAGATATGACTTTTGAACAGTATGTTGGATTTTTACGACAGGAAATAACCCAAGGCATTGGTGATACAGGGATTTTGCCTGGTCATATTAAAGCTGCCTACGAAAAACCTACCAAACAGCTCGATATTTATTTGTCGGCAGCAGCCTTCGTTTCCAAGGAAACAGGCTTGTCATTACAGGTTCATTTAGGGGCAGATGTAATGCCCGATGAAGTGCGGGAACATGTGTTACCACCTCTTTACCGAGGAGGTTGTATTCCAGAAAGGACTATTCTGTGCCACGTTCAGTTCTTGATGGGCGCTTTGTCCATTAAAGAGTTGGTAACTAACCCGGGTCATGTGCCCTTTGATATTAGCCTACTTAGGGAATTACTTGCTAGTGGGTTTGTTCTTTCTTTTACGCCTCTAGGGTTTGAGGCGGATAATGAGCCTTTAGGTTTTGCCCATTATCCGGATTGGTATACACTAGCGGGAATGGTAGCTTTGATTCAGGATGGTTATGCAGGACAATTAGTCATCGGAAATGATGTGTTTACGAAACTAGCTACCCGTAGGGGGGGGGGAGAAGGGTATCGACGTCTTACTGACTTTGTAATACCAGCATTAGAAAAATGCGGTGTTTCAGACAATGACATCTATAAAATAACTATAGAAAATCCAGCTAGGATTCTCGCATTTTGA
- a CDS encoding TetR/AcrR family transcriptional regulator, whose amino-acid sequence MLYISRITKDPEVRQAELLDTAQELFILTGYQQTTVSAIVKKVGVAQGTFYYYFASKEAILEAIFARHVTNMVAEVQSFYLEEDTVLAKLQLFFNLFYKLCYYDEPGLIGKILYKEKQGELINKLWRQMLLITTPLLRRILEQGNQEGLTHVVHMEETFSFFAGIMGSLLEASSPSEFGHEADPIVVKNKLEIAGKLIETLLGAPLNSIHLEFPLP is encoded by the coding sequence GTGCTCTATATTTCTAGAATTACAAAAGATCCAGAGGTTCGCCAGGCTGAATTGCTAGATACAGCACAAGAACTATTTATTTTGACAGGATATCAACAAACCACAGTAAGTGCCATTGTGAAAAAAGTGGGTGTAGCCCAGGGAACTTTTTATTACTATTTTGCTTCCAAAGAAGCCATCTTAGAAGCAATCTTTGCTCGTCACGTAACCAATATGGTAGCCGAAGTCCAGTCCTTTTACTTAGAAGAAGATACAGTTTTAGCAAAGTTACAATTATTTTTCAATCTTTTTTACAAGCTATGCTACTATGATGAGCCTGGCTTGATTGGTAAAATACTGTATAAGGAAAAACAAGGGGAATTGATCAACAAACTATGGCGGCAAATGCTGCTCATTACGACTCCCCTATTACGGCGCATTCTAGAACAAGGCAATCAAGAAGGGCTAACCCATGTTGTACATATGGAAGAAACCTTTTCTTTTTTTGCTGGTATTATGGGCTCCTTATTAGAAGCCAGTTCTCCCTCAGAATTTGGGCATGAAGCGGATCCAATCGTCGTAAAAAACAAATTGGAAATCGCGGGAAAGCTGATAGAAACTTTATTGGGTGCACCTCTTAATAGTATCCACTTGGAATTCCCTCTTCCATAA
- a CDS encoding ABC transporter substrate-binding protein, with product MDKIKGYLLPVFLLLLLVLPLAACSPLNTTPPASQATATQSNDSYYPLTITNYDTNEKEISYTYKKSPKRVIITHPGATELMLELGLEDHILSTVAPYGATLDRLAAKYAKLNILKAQYDPSQEELVEMQPDMLIGWVHQFTSHGLGEVKTWQNRDVATFILQSTLTKTKPTLENTVYATISDLGNIFNIQTKTDEYIRQAKIRVTNVENAVKDVKQKKTVLILQDHLNGTFSLYDNHYLINHMITLAGGINLCQDPASFVGAEKVLGFDPDFILVVSTSREDSTKDMTDKEAIESLQKIKELQSMRAIRTGSIINLPFFTVNNGGVRTIDAIEKIAKSLYPDHFH from the coding sequence ATGGATAAAATTAAAGGGTACCTATTGCCTGTCTTTCTACTGTTGCTCCTAGTGTTGCCCCTTGCTGCTTGCAGTCCACTAAACACAACACCCCCTGCATCACAAGCAACAGCTACTCAATCAAATGACTCTTACTATCCCCTTACCATTACCAATTATGATACAAATGAAAAGGAAATTTCTTATACCTATAAAAAATCACCCAAAAGAGTCATAATTACCCATCCCGGTGCAACGGAGCTTATGCTAGAACTCGGTTTAGAGGATCATATACTATCAACTGTTGCCCCCTATGGGGCAACCTTAGATCGTTTGGCTGCAAAGTATGCTAAACTTAATATTCTCAAGGCCCAATACGACCCATCCCAAGAAGAACTAGTCGAAATGCAGCCTGACATGCTTATTGGTTGGGTTCATCAATTTACTTCTCACGGCTTAGGTGAGGTAAAAACTTGGCAAAACCGAGACGTTGCCACCTTTATCTTGCAAAGTACGTTAACTAAAACCAAGCCTACGCTAGAGAATACAGTTTATGCCACTATTTCCGATCTTGGCAACATCTTTAATATACAAACGAAAACAGATGAATATATAAGGCAAGCAAAAATACGTGTAACCAATGTGGAGAACGCCGTCAAAGATGTCAAGCAGAAGAAAACAGTCCTCATATTACAAGATCACCTGAATGGTACATTCTCTTTGTATGACAATCACTATCTGATTAACCATATGATTACTCTTGCTGGTGGTATAAACCTCTGTCAAGATCCGGCTTCCTTTGTCGGCGCAGAAAAGGTTTTGGGCTTTGATCCTGATTTTATTTTAGTGGTCTCAACCAGCAGAGAAGATAGCACTAAGGATATGACAGATAAAGAAGCTATAGAAAGTCTGCAAAAAATCAAAGAACTACAGAGTATGAGAGCCATTCGAACAGGAAGTATCATCAACTTACCTTTCTTCACTGTTAACAACGGTGGAGTACGTACTATTGATGCTATAGAAAAAATTGCAAAATCATTATATCCTGACCACTTCCACTAA
- a CDS encoding ABC transporter ATP-binding protein, protein MDLALNNINIELGDKQIIQDVSMSVERGEFVGIIGPNGSGKSTLLRTIYRIIEPTNGTILFDGQNLKNVKLSESAKKMGVVGQFNSISFDFTVFEMVMMGRTPHKSLLGADRPEDYEIALEAIQKVGMENQVNRSFSTLSGGEKQRIILARALAQQPKLLVLDEPTNHLDIKYQLQILSIVKSLGIGILAALHDLSLAAMYCSKLYVMKDGQLITSGVPNKILTPQLVREVYEIECDIKENPDTGYLAITYYPDQYASSM, encoded by the coding sequence ATGGATCTAGCACTGAACAATATCAATATAGAACTTGGTGATAAACAGATTATTCAAGATGTCTCTATGTCTGTAGAAAGAGGGGAGTTTGTCGGGATTATTGGGCCTAACGGCAGCGGCAAGTCAACCTTGCTCCGCACCATTTACCGAATCATAGAACCGACTAATGGAACTATTCTTTTTGACGGACAGAATCTAAAAAATGTAAAATTATCCGAATCAGCTAAAAAGATGGGCGTCGTAGGCCAATTTAATAGCATCAGTTTTGACTTTACCGTTTTTGAAATGGTTATGATGGGACGCACTCCCCACAAAAGCTTACTTGGCGCGGACAGACCGGAGGATTATGAAATTGCTCTAGAAGCCATTCAAAAAGTAGGTATGGAAAACCAAGTCAATCGCAGTTTTTCCACCTTGTCTGGTGGAGAAAAGCAACGTATCATACTTGCCCGCGCCTTAGCGCAGCAACCAAAACTACTAGTATTGGATGAGCCAACAAATCACCTCGATATTAAGTATCAATTACAGATTCTTTCTATTGTAAAGTCATTAGGCATTGGCATCTTAGCTGCTTTACATGACCTTAGTCTTGCTGCAATGTACTGTAGTAAGTTGTACGTAATGAAAGATGGACAACTAATAACTAGTGGAGTCCCTAACAAAATCCTTACACCACAGCTAGTTCGTGAAGTATATGAAATTGAGTGTGACATTAAGGAAAACCCTGATACTGGCTATTTAGCAATCACCTATTATCCCGACCAGTACGCCTCATCGATGTAA